The following DNA comes from Camelina sativa cultivar DH55 chromosome 14, Cs, whole genome shotgun sequence.
CCTCTTCTGCTTCACTATGACATTGTACCACTACGTAGCTTACATCATTTCTTGCTATGCACGAGAACCTAACATCAACCACGGGTTATATTCATCCTTTCTTGCTATATTGATCCACGGGGTCCCTATTTCATCTTCTGATCTTCTTGCCTCTTCTACTTTCTCGGGCGTCGTACACATAAATCGTCATCTAGACTTGTGTAGTGATTGATAGATAACGCATAGTTTTCTCCTTGAAACacctaaaccaaaaatatagCATGCCCACACTTTTTTCATTAGCACCGTTAACTACTTTGTCGAAACGTTATAATTCATATCACCTTAAGATACTTCCgatattagtattattactattaatactcatttatataaaaatattcaaaaaaagataagattttCGATGGTTAATATTTTGAGTGTCAAATGGAAACAAATTCTTGTATTAAAAATGATatcatatgcaaaaaaaaaggtatttaatgcataaaatcctagaaaataaGAGTTTAAGGGGTTTGATGAATctacaaatattttacatgatATCAATGGAAACAAACTcatgcaaaaataaaattataaaaagaaataaaatatatatatatatatatatataaaggagaGAACATGTAAAAATGacagaaaaatagaaatttttttataaaaatatataaatagttaaatacctTTCACTTAAactgaaataaaaatagaaaacaggTAGAGAGATACAGGTATTAAATTTGAATGCgttttattattgaaataaatCAAGAACTAAAAGTGCAAAAAATCAGGAATTTAAAATCAATCATGATGTATATGACAAggaaatattgtatatatataatgtaaatgtGTGTAAAATTTTTAGTGACAGTTTCTtctttgctaaaaaaaaagCTATGTATCAGCAGCGACCACGAAATGATTACTCGAGAGTGAACAACATGCGGAAGAGTAACTTCGACTTACTACACGCTAGATCTAACGCCGTTCATCAGCCACCGCAACCACAACCTCAGACACAAGTGTACATCATAGACAAGAACGACTTCAAGAGCCTTGTTCAGAAACTAACGAGTTTAGAATCATGTGAGCGTTTACCTCAAAACCATCAGAAGATTATACCAGAGCCGATAAACCGGACCTCATCGGTTCCTCCAAGTTCAATGTCGGCGGCTCAAGAGGATCCTGATGTCTCATTGTATATGCGTTATCTTCAAAGCTGCTTACTCGAAGAATCATCAGGATCTAATATTATTGGAGACCAATTCCAACAACCATTTGATGATGATAAGTATGAATCTCACATGCTGGTTCAAGCTCCTACGCAATCAGTGCTACAGTACAATGGTTTTGAACCGGTCATCATACCTAGTAGCAATACTTTCCCCTCTTCCTGGTTCAATGGCTCGCCCCAACATATGCAGCATGATGCTTCCTTACTACAATCTACAAGAGTTGATTATGCACAACCACTTAACTTCACATTTTCGTCTATGACTCAACCTGGAGGCTTTGGTCCGGATCTAGACTGTGTTAGTCTTGATGAGATTTTTGATGTCCCATACgaaataaattcataatttagtTTCCCAATCgtgaataataaatttaaattattactcTAATGTTTTCCTTATTTTCAATATCATAGAAatgttaataaattataattagaacctgatccttctctctcttcatgtATCTCTGTCTGGTTGTAAACAAAACCGGACACAAGTTGGCTTACAAAGAGTTATAAACACACAAATTCAAATATTCAATCCCCAAGATTCTTGGTTTAATGAAATTGAAACACAGttcgaaaaaaatatatcattagcTGAGTCTTGCTTGCATACAAACTAGTGGAAACTACCAAACTTGGTATTTATCTAGAATTAGAAGCAAGAGactgaagaaacagagagagggTAAGAGAAGCTGTTAGCATACTGAAAGGAGAGTGTCTGTCCAGGACCAAGAGGTTGACCGTCGTTAACCAGACAATCATCATAGCAGAGTCGCCTGAAAACTCTAGGGTTAACCAGTCTAACTGAGCTGAACCAGCCACAACTGACGTGGATCTCCGCGATATTGCAATCCGAGACACAGGCGTTGAAGATCTCAACTGTGTATGCAGGAACTCCACTTGGAAGTGGGTTTGTTGTGCCTTGAAAGAGAACAATATCGTCTTTTGAGCAATCTTGTCCGATCCTGTTGGTCCCGTCGCCAATGTCTGAAAATGTATATGAAGATGTGTCGTTTTAGGTTCTTTATACATAAAAACAGTAATATTGATCTTTCAGTTGATATGTTAAGCCAACATGTGTCTTAAGGGCTTTCtaaaacacaaaaacagagacaaaactTAATGGATATGAGAAGCCAAACAGTGTGTCTATGTAGTACCAGGAGAGAGCAGAAGCTTTCTAGAAAGGGCGGTGCGGTTTTTGGAAATGGAAATGAAGGTTCTTGTACTGAGAGCAATGCCTCTTTCATCACTGGAACCTTCCAATTCAGTGGCCTTCACAGCTGCAACATTAACAAAACTCGAAAAAAGAATCGGTgtatgataagaagaagaaaagagagagagatggatatTATAGATAAGAAAGAACTTACACAGAGAAAGAGACAGAAACATTCCAAGAACTATGAAGAAGAGCCAGTGTTGGAATTGGTAGATGTGTTCCATTCTCTAGCACTGGCCAAAAGATGTGGAGGGCTTCTTCTCTGTTCTAGTTAGATGGAGACGTTTTTTTATACAAGGGTATAATACACATGCATGGTAGAGAGAGTTGAGAGAAGAATCTTAATAAATGGAAGTTTGTGATTGCATGCATGTCTGCTGCTTCTTCCATAAGGGTATGGACCAATACCCTGTTTCATCTCAAAATCTATCTGCCTCGAGATTCAGAAGAAACATAACTATtaccaaaattttgttaaaagttttgaaaaaaggGCTGACAAAAAGTAGCTGAAGTCATTAATATTAAGCAGAACCGTGAAATACCTATCAGCAAATGAGAGTTATCACAATATGGAAACCAACCTTGTTTACAAGAAGTGGAGAATTATAACAAGTCAACGAAGTCTCAacattttccaaaaatcttttaataGTTACAGAGAGCAAAAGCAGGAAAAATATAGCAGGTATAGACTATAGAGAAGTGGTCTTTCTAGGCCTagtcaaaagagaagaaataacTGTAGAGTAAGAAAGGAGCTTGAACAAGAGAGGTTTAGAGAGATGTATAAGCTTTGGGTTTGTTTGACTTATAATAAAGTTCTTTTTTCCAACAGTATCATCAAATACATACGAGAATGTATGAAATTTCAaaactcaacaacaacaagataaGGTCTCAAACAATGTTTTGACTTTCTTCTACAACCACCGTATATGTTTGGAGTAAGTTTCAAGATAAGGTCAGATACCCCAGACTTTGGTTGATCACTTGGTATTTCAAAACGTTGTTCCACATGAAGTCGGAGTAAAGACGACTCACTTATAACATGTATGAAAAAAAGTTACAACTTCtttagaaagaaataaagttgTTGACATAGAAACCGATAGCGAATCATTGTTCTAAAGAATCTGTTCCTACGGAGACCTGGTATATGTTGTAACATTAGGCAACATTATGTAGAAAGGAGTGACTACGAAATAAATCCCAAGCATCTTCCATTTTACTAGCCTTGCGAGGTCACAAGGCTGGTAAGGTGGAAGATGCGTGGGATTTATTTAGTTTGTTATAGCCCCTTCACTTGAGGAAAGGGGCTCACTTCCTCCCTAATCCCTTACCCAAGAAAATACAGTGTACCACCATAAGGTAACACAAAAGCATTCCACATTAAAGGCAAAAGATGTTAGTGTATACTAAAAAGCCAAGAATCCACTTCACTGCTCTTTTTTAAAGAGTAGCAAAATCCATTCATGAGATTATTATAAGTCACTTCAAGGCTGTTCGTTTGGTGAACTAGACAAAATATCTGGATACAGTATCAAGACGCAGTATCTGGATGCAACATCTAGATGATGttcgtttgtgttattggttcatgtaTCCATAAATTGTATATCgattcaattatgtttgttttgtaatctgATATCTGTATCTCgaacaatatatgtaaaataccaaaaagccttttattttatcttgaatatgttttagtggtttaaatttacttatgtttttttgcttatttatatattaaataaatatttaaaaatgagattttgtgtttttggtagcaattttggcgggaaaacaagattttgcgagtttggcgagaaaataaaattttacatttttttgcggaaaaacgtaattttgcggttttggcggaaaaatagaatttgtgattttggcggaaaaacgagattttgcgattttggcgggaaaacataattttgcggttttggcgggaaaaaaagNTatgtaaaataccaaaaagccttttattttatcttgaatatgttttagtggtttaaatttacttatgtttttttgcttatttatatattaaataaatatttaaaaatgagattttgtgtttttggtagcaattttggcgggaaaacaagattttgcgagtttggcgagaaaataaaattttacatttttttgcggaaaaacgtaattttgcggttttggcggaaaaatagattttgtgattttggcggaaaaacgagattttgcgattttggcgggaaaacataattttgcggttttggcgggaaaaaaagtttttgcgAGTTTGGTGGGAAAACgaaattttgcagttttggcgggaaaacgagattttgcggttttggcgagaaaacgagattttgcggttttggcgagaaaacgagattttgcggttttggcgggaaaacgagattttgtggatttggcgggaaaacgagattttgcggttttggcgggaaaacgagattccGCAAGTTTGGCGGGAAACGTAACTTTGCTGTTTTGacggaaaacgtaattttgcggttttggcggaaaaacttaattttgcggttttgacggGAAACGTAACTTTGCGGTTTTGACGGAAAACATAATTtgcagttttggcgggaaaacgagttttcatgttttctggtaggaaaacaagattttgtggtttgACGAGAAAAGCGAAATTTTGCGTTTTTGCGggaaaaagtaattttgctgttttggcgggaaaacgagattttgcggttttagagaaaaatgagattttgcaggTTGGTAGGTGAagaattggaattttagagttgtatatatattagaattgaaaaaaaaatattttgtaattatttaattaaaatagggGTATTTTGACTTTTACAAATTATGGATGAGTTTTTAAACTCTCTAAAAAATCTCATCcagaaattcaattttttttggatgagtttttaaaatgtatccAGATATTGTATCTAGATGAGTTCCTAATTGTTACTAAACGAACAACAATAAGCATTTACATCCAGATATTGCATCTGATTCACCAAACGAACATGACCTTCGTCTAGGAAGCAAACTCCAAGCTGCTTACCAAAATGCAGTGACTTATAATACTCTCATAAACAAAATCTTCCCAAGACAATTTAAAAGATAACGCAAGAGAATATTTGAGTTTCTCATCATTTACAGATCCTGCTGATTCGTATATCCTGAAAACCATATAGATCATAACTTGTGCATAACTGAAACAAGAGCATCATTCAAATACAGATTAAAACAAACACGAGTATCAAAATCTCTTAAGGAGGTATTTGCTGGCACCAAGAAACAGTTACGGGATTTAC
Coding sequences within:
- the LOC104743741 gene encoding VQ motif-containing protein 5-like; its protein translation is MYQQRPRNDYSRVNNMRKSNFDLLHARSNAVHQPPQPQPQTQVYIIDKNDFKSLVQKLTSLESCERLPQNHQKIIPEPINRTSSVPPSSMSAAQEDPDVSLYMRYLQSCLLEESSGSNIIGDQFQQPFDDDKYESHMLVQAPTQSVLQYNGFEPVIIPSSNTFPSSWFNGSPQHMQHDASLLQSTRVDYAQPLNFTFSSMTQPGGFGPDLDCVSLDEIFDVPYEINS
- the LOC104741883 gene encoding TPD1 protein homolog 1-like, which encodes MEHIYQFQHWLFFIVLGMFLSLSLSVKATELEGSSDERGIALSTRTFISISKNRTALSRKLLLSPDIGDGTNRIGQDCSKDDIVLFQGTTNPLPSGVPAYTVEIFNACVSDCNIAEIHVSCGWFSSVRLVNPRVFRRLCYDDCLVNDGQPLGPGQTLSFQYANSFSYPLSVSSVSCF